The Vidua chalybeata isolate OUT-0048 chromosome 6, bVidCha1 merged haplotype, whole genome shotgun sequence genome has a segment encoding these proteins:
- the ZBTB42 gene encoding zinc finger and BTB domain-containing protein 42, whose amino-acid sequence MEFPDHSRQLLQCLSQQRHQGFLCDCTVLVGEAQFRAHRAVLASCSMYFHLFYRDQLDKRDIVHLNSDIVTAPAFSLLLEFMYEGKLEFNSLPVEDVLAAASYLHMYDIVKVCKGKLKDKELCSEEKINDEAASLEKAEHFLDAGVPLVHEFDPGNKQKFSVAEYERAAGKEKVSSHPAWSSDHISVSSVPTEAEPCAAAAGKTKANVNSSTGPLSQRSVNHPLASSDVDCALDLSFKPVSGRDSLHPSYVFGQLASDSQQQGTEPLVKDEQDLLSDQEDSEARSPESQHFGNSAKSLVTGLGHMFAGNGSSHAREEDIDQERDESEDDMDSSDISSGVLVPPGHICICPLCSKVFPSPHILQLHLSSHFRDKDGSRTRLSPDGSVPTCTLCGKTFSCMYTLKRHERTHSGEKPYTCGQCGKSFQYSHNLSRHAVVHTREKPHGCKWCERRFTQSGDLYRHIRKFHCGLVKSLVV is encoded by the coding sequence ATGGAGTTTCCAGACCATAGCCGCCAGTTGCTGCAGTGTCTGAGTCAGCAGCGTCACCAGGGCTTCCTGTGTGACTGTACTGTTTTAGTTGGAGAAGCTCAATTCAGAGCTCACAGAGCCGTTCTTGCCTCTTGCAGTATGTACTTCCATCTTTTCTACAGGGACCAGTTAGACAAAAGGGATATTGTGCATCTGAACAGTGACATTGTCACAGCCCCTGCCTTCAGCCTGCTGCTCGAATTCATGTACGAGGGAAAGCTGGAATTCAACAGTCTCCCAGTGGAAGATGTGCTGGCTGCGGCGAGCTACCTTCACATGTATGACATTGTGAAAGTCTGCAAGGGCAAGTTGAAAGATAAAGAATTATGTTCGGAAGAGAAGATTAATGATGAGGCGGCTAGTTTGGAGAAAGCGGAGCATTTTCTAGACGCCGGAGTGCCCCTGGTCCACGAGTTTGAcccaggaaacaaacaaaaattcagcGTTGCAGAATACGAGAGAGCAGCAGGCAAAGAAAAGGTCAGCAGTCACCCCGCCTGGTCCTCTGATCATATAAGTGTCAGCTCTGTGCCGACAGAGGCAGAACCGTGCGCCgcagcagctggaaaaacaaaggCTAATGTCAATAGTTCCACAGGACCTTTGTCCCAAAGGTCTGTTAACCATCCCCTGGCTTCAAGTGATGTGGACTGTGCGCTGGATTTGTCTTTCAAGCCCGTGTCGGGGAGAGATTCCTTACACCCCTCCTATGTCTTTGGACAGCTGGCTTCcgacagccagcagcagggtaCCGAGCCACTTGTTAAAGATGAACAAGACTTGCTGTCAGATCAGGAGGACAGCGAAGCCAGGAGTCCAGAGAGTCAGCATTTTGGGAATTCAGCCAAAAGCCTAGTGACAGGGTTAGGACACATGTTCGCGGGGAATGGCAGCTCTCATGCCCGAGAGGAGGATATAGATCAAGAGCGAGACGAGAGTGAGGACGACATGGATTCGTCGGACATCTCCTCGGGCGTCCTCGTGCCTCCTGGGCATATCTGCATTTGTCCCCTCTGTAGCAAGGTGTTCCCGAGCCCACACATCCTTCAGCTGCACCTGAGCTCTCACTTCCGTGACAAGGACGGCTCCCGGACCCGCCTGTCCCCCGACGGGTCGGTCCCCACTTGCACCCTCTGCGGAAAGACTTTTTCCTGCATGTACACGCTAAAGAGGCACGAGAGGACTCACTCGGGGGAGAAGCCCTACACCTGCGGCCAGTGCGGGAAGAGCTTCCAGTATTCCCACAACCTCAGCCGCCACGCGGTCGTGCACACCAGGGAGAAACCCCACGGGTGCAAGTGGTGCGAGAGACGCTTCACGCAGTCCGGGGATCTGTACAGACACATCCGCAAATTTCATTGTGGCCTTGTAAAGTCCTTGGTTGTTTGA